In Euphorbia lathyris chromosome 9, ddEupLath1.1, whole genome shotgun sequence, the following are encoded in one genomic region:
- the LOC136206888 gene encoding ran-binding protein 1 homolog b-like: MASTTAATDPDHRQDEENAPAADDEDTGAQVAPIVKLEEVAVSTGEEDEDPILDLKSKLYRFDKDGNQWKERGAGTVKLLKHKESGKVRLVMRQSKTLKICANHLVVPSINVQEHQGNDKSCVWHAADFSDGELKNELFCIRFASVENCKNFMETVKEVAEAQEKKEESKEAADAAGLLEKLSVGDKSEEKVKEEVPVEAKEPTEAEVVKAKVESGKEDKPASSA; encoded by the exons ATGGCTAGTACTACTGCTGCTACCGATCCAGATCATAGACAAGATGAAGAGAACGCACCTGCGGCCGATGACGAGGATACCGGTGCTCAGGTTGCTCCCATAGTTAAGCTTGAAGAGGTTGCTGTATCAACCGGCGAGGAAGATGAAGATCCTATCCTCGATCT TAAATCGAAACTGTATCGATTTGATAAGGACGGGAACCAGTGGAAGGAAAGAGGAGCCGGAACTGTGAAGCTTTTGAAGCACAAGGAGTCTGGCAAGGTTCGCCTTGTCATGCGCCAATCTAAGACTCTCAAGATCTGTGCTAATCATCTAG TTGTGCCATCAATTAATGTCCAAGAGCATCAAGGCAATGATAAATCTTGTGTATGGCATGCTGCTGATTTTTCTGATGGAGAATTGAAGAATGAGCTTTTCTGCATCAGATTTGCATCGGTTGAGA ATTGCAAAAACTTCATGGAGACTGTTAAAGAGGTGGCTGAAGCTcaggaaaagaaagaagaaagtaaAGAGGCTGCAGATGCTGCTGGACTACTAGAGAAGTTGAGCGTAGGGGATAAATCTGAGGAAAAGGTAAAGGAAGAGGTTCCTGTTGAAGCAAAAGAGCCCACTGAAGCTGAAGTTGTGAAAGCAAAAGTGGAAAGTGGGAAGGAAGACAAACCAGCATCATCAGCGTAG